TCGAGGATGTACTGCATCCCACGCGCCACCGCCCGGAGGTAGCGGCGGACGAGGCTCGGGTTCTCGCGGACGATCTTGCCGGTGGTGAAGATGACGTCCGAGTAGCTCGTGATGCCGTATTCCGAGAACGGGATCGCCTTCCAGGCCTTGCCCCGGATGCGGGGCGAGGCGTCGGGCTTCGCCGTCTCCTGCTCGATCTGGTAGGTCTGGTTGGTGATCCAGCCCGTGAAGTAGTCGACCTTGCCGACCAGCAACGGCTCCGCGTTGGCCTGGACGACCTCCACCTTGATCGCCTTGAGGTCGAGCCCGTGCTTCTTGGCGAGCGCCCGGAGGAAGATCTCACCGTCGGACTGGATCCCGACCACCTTGCCCTCGAGGTCCTTCGGCTTCGGGGGGGGCGCGCTGCGGTCGGCCAGGGTGATGTAGGCGTAGGGCCCGCGCTGGAGCAGGGTTCCCACGGCCACCACGTCGATCGGGTCCGGCGCCAGGCGAGCCTCGAACACGACGTTGCCGCCGGCCGTGATGCCGAAGTGCGCTTGACCCACGCCCACGATGGGGACGGGGTTCTTGCCGGGGCCGCCGTCGAGGATCCGGTGCTTGAGCCCCTCCTCGGTGAAGAACCCTTTGGCGTCGGCCACCATGATGGGGGCGAACTCGCCGTTGCGCAGCCAGCCGAGCTGGGTCTTGACCTCGACCGTCTGGCTTGCCGCGGGTGAGGCGCCGACGAGGAGCACGCCGATCAGGAGGGCGCAGGGGAGCCACCAGTGGCGATCAGGCATGAGCGGGGCCTCCTTGATAGCGCGCGAAGCGCGCGAATTCGCCGAAGAGCGACGGTCTGTCGATTTCCAGGGCGCAGCCGCAGGCACGGTCGGCCGGCGGGGTGGCGGCGATCGCATCCATGACCATCCGGGCCATCGCGGGCCCGCACTGCCGGTAGATCGCGGCCAGGTCGGCGATCTCGAACGCCCCGAGCCCCTCGGCCGGGTTCACCACGATCGACAGGATGGCCAGGCACATCCC
The sequence above is drawn from the Candidatus Methylomirabilota bacterium genome and encodes:
- a CDS encoding ABC transporter substrate-binding protein — protein: MPDRHWWLPCALLIGVLLVGASPAASQTVEVKTQLGWLRNGEFAPIMVADAKGFFTEEGLKHRILDGGPGKNPVPIVGVGQAHFGITAGGNVVFEARLAPDPIDVVAVGTLLQRGPYAYITLADRSAPPPKPKDLEGKVVGIQSDGEIFLRALAKKHGLDLKAIKVEVVQANAEPLLVGKVDYFTGWITNQTYQIEQETAKPDASPRIRGKAWKAIPFSEYGITSYSDVIFTTGKIVRENPSLVRRYLRAVARGMQYILDHPEETVQLVASYPEQVEKADKLAWRWKIQNVLFVSEDTRRNGLLWMNPRVWEGMMAFYKEYERIPRVLPVGEMMTNAFLPEAKK